One genomic window of Medicago truncatula cultivar Jemalong A17 chromosome 1, MtrunA17r5.0-ANR, whole genome shotgun sequence includes the following:
- the LOC11427294 gene encoding 3-hydroxyisobutyryl-CoA hydrolase-like protein 2, mitochondrial — protein sequence MQRFKSLLPQTRFSSRTLSSHPRSFSALPNYAQRNDEEEDSQNQILVEGRAKSRAAILNRPASLNALTTSMVARLKRLYDSWEENSDIGFVLMKGRGSAFCSGADVVRLYHSLNEGKAEEAKEFFKTLYSFVYLQGTYLKPHVSILDGRTMGCGSGISLPGMFRVVTDKTIFSHPEAQIGFHPDAGASYLLSRLPGYLGEYLALTGDKLNGVEMIACNLATHYSLNARLAWLEERLGKLVTDDPSVVEASLSQYGDLVFPDRSSVLYKFDIIDRCFSHDTVEEIVEALEKEAVESSDEWCLTTLRKIREASPLSLKVILRSIREGRFETLDQCLVREYRVSVQTISKNVSSDFVEGVRARMVDKDFAPKWDPPTLKDVSEDMVDHYFSPPLNELEPELVLPTALREPYM from the exons ATGCAGAGATTCAAATCTCTGCTTCCACAAACTCGCTTCTCATCTCGCACTCTCTCTTCTCATCCTCGTTCTTTCTCTGCTCTACCAAATTACGCTCAACGCAATGACGAAGAAGAAGATTCCCAAAACCAG attttggttgaaggaagagCGAAATCGCGTGCAGCCATTCTCAACAGGCCAGCTTCTTTGAACGCGCTTACTACTTCAATG GTTGCTAGGTTGAAGAGGCTTTACGATTCATGGGAAGAAAACTCTGATATTGGTTTTGTTCTAATGAAg GGTAGAGGCAGCGCTTTCTGTTCTGGTGCAGATGTTGTTAGGCTGTATCACTCGCTCAATGAAG GAAAGGCTGAAGAAGCTAAAGAGTTTTTCAAAACATTATATTCATTTGTATATCTTCAAGGGACATATCTTAAACCACAT GTTTCTATTTTGGATGGAAGGACAATGGGCTGTGGATCTGGGATTTCTCTTCCAGGAATGTTCCGTGTGGTGACTGATAAAACT ATTTTTTCTCACCCAGAGGCTCAAATAGGCTTCCACCCTGATGCTGGAGCTTCTTACCTTTTGTCTCGTCTACCTGGCTACTTAG GGGAATACTTGGCTCTTACAGGAGATAAGCTTAATGGTGTAGAAATGATTGCTTGCAACCTTGCTACACATTATTCACTAAATGCA AGGCTTGCTTGGCTTGAAGAACGCCTTGGTAAATTGGTCACAGACGATCCATCTGTTGTAGAGGCATCTCTATCACAATATGGTGATCTTGTTTTTCCCGACAGAAGTAGCGTCCTTTACAA GTTTGATATTATTGATAGATGTTTCAGTCATGATACAGTGGAGGAAATTGTTGAAGCTTTG GAGAAGGAGGCAGTTGAGTCTTCAGATGAGTGGTGTTTGACAACTCTTCGGAAAATAAGAGAAGCGTCCCCATTGAGTTTGAAAGTTATTTTGCGATCT ATACGGGAAGGTAGATTTGAAACTCTTGATCAATGTCTTGTACGGGAGTACCGTGTATCCGTTCAGACAATTTCCAAGAATGTTTCCTCTGATTTCGTTGAG GGTGTTCGAGCACGAATGGTTGATAAAGATTTTGCACCCAAG TGGGATCCACCAACTTTAAAAGATGTATCAGAGGACATGGTTGACCATTATTTCTCTCCTCCGTTAAACGAACTTGAGCCAGAACTGGTGCTGCCTACAGCATTGCGAGAACCTTACATGTGA